In Rhizobium sp. CIAT894, the genomic window TCTCGCCGGTGACGTAGAAGGCGGCCTTCTGGTGCGGATTTTCGCCGTAGCGCATCTCCTCCTTCAGCGCGCCGCCGATAACCCGGTGGCGCGGCGTGTCGATCGACAGCGCTTCGGCGAACCAGTTGGAAATCATAGCGTCATAGGCGGCGGTGCGGGCATAGGCCTTGGCGGCCATGCGCTGGCGGAAGGCATAGGCGGTCTTGCCGTCATCCGCGGAAAGCTGCTCCAGGAATTCAGCATAGTCGGCCGGATCGGTCAGCGTCGTCACATAGGCATGGTTCTTGGCGGATGCGCGGATCATCGCCGGTCCGCCGATATCGATATTCTCGACGGTCGTCGGATAATCGCCGCCGGCCGCCCGCACCTCCTCGAAGGGGTAGAGATTGATGACGGCGAGGTCGATGCCCTCGATGCCGTGCTTCTTCATCGCCTCCTGATGCTCGCTATCGTCGCGGATCGCCAGCAAGCCGCCATGCACTGTGGGATGCAGCGTCTTGACCCGCCCGTCCATGATCTCGGGAAAGCCGGTGATTTCGGAGACATCGGTGACGGCAAGGCCGGCGGCGGCGATCGCCTTGTAAGTGCCGCCGGTCGACAGCAGCCGCACGCCTCGGTCCGACAATGAGCGCGCAAGCTCGACAATCCCGGTCTTGTCGAAGACCGAAAGCAGCGCGGTCTTGATTTCGACCTTGTCGGGGGCGGGGATCTTCTTGGAAATGACGGCCATGAAACCTTCTCCGTTCGGGCTCCGGGAGACATCCGATTGGGTTAGAGCAGGATTCGGATTTCAGGCCGGCTTGGGCCTAAGATCATCCTGCCCCAGGACGCTCGCATTGTGAGGCCGCGTTAGCACAGCTTCGCCGCCGCGCAAACAGGTGCTATCCCTTGCGGGACAAAAACCAGCGGATTTCCGTCTTCTCGGCAAGATCGAAGTCGATCTCGATCTGGTCCGAACCGCAAATGCCGGAGCTGTCGGCAAAGAAGATATCCTCGGTGATCAGCACTTCATTGCCGGGCGCGGAAAACTGCCAGCTTTCGCCATCCGGCGCCGTCAACAGCACGGACTCGCCGTCGCTCTGATGCAGGACGATCGAGGGATGGATATGAAAACGGGCGACAGCCTTCAGCGGCTCCTCACTCTGACGGCCATCCCGGACGACGAGCCGGTCGCGGCCGGTCACGATCGAGCCCGCGGCATTGAGTGTCAGTTCACGCTCGTGCAGCACCCCGAACGCCCTGATATAACCGTCATGGCTGAGTTTGATGCTGTCGCGTCCGTCCTCCGTTTCGGCACGTTCGACGGTGACCGTCTTGACCGGTTCGGTGATCGCGTGATTGAGGAAGGGCGAGGGCGAAAAACGGCTGGACGAGGTGTCGTTCAGGATGACGGTCGAATGCGCCGCCGTCGTGCGGGCCATCTGGACATAGCGGTGCCCGGCAAATTTCGGCGAGCCGGAATTGACGATGAAGCGGTGGCGGCCGGACGACATTTCGAAGGAGAGGCTGCCGGCATGCACGGTCCGCAGCGCGCCTCCCGAAGGCGGCGTGCCGGCATCGGCAATGATCACCGTTTTTCCTCCGGAAAGCCGCTGATAGCGCGAATGCGGCAAAGCCTTGAACGGCTGGCCGGCGGTCTCGTCATAGCGCAGCACCGAGATCAACTCGTTTGCCAGCGTCGAGGTCGCCCCGTTGAACAGCGCCAGATCTCCGTCCTGATGGCGAAAGAATCGCAATGCCGGATACATCCGGTCGATGCCGGAGATCAGTTTCTGCGGCAGGTCGTGACCGAGATTGACATAGGTCTGCCTGAGCGGCAGCAGATCGAGCAGCAATTCCAGGCCGATACGCGGATTGCGGGAGATATGGCCGCCATCCGGCAGAATCTGGCTATCGAATTCGCGGTCGAGCGCCTGCGCCGCCCGCCTGAGGGTGGAGGCGCGGGTCGGCATGGCGACGGAGGCCATGGCGAGCGCGATGCGCAGCCGAAACAACTCCAGGCCGCCAAGCGTATAGGGCGCCATGCGATGCAGGAACCTCACCTGGAACGCCAGCGACTTCATGAAGCGGCGATAGAAGCTGCGGTCGGCATTCTGCAGCACGACAGGCGAATGCGACAGCCAGGCGATGACACGCTGGGCGGTGATGTCGATCTCCCAGGCAATGCCTTCCATGCGGCCGGCATGGATGGAAAGCCAGCTGTCGACGATCGCACGGGCGGCGGCCGAACTGCGCTCCGACTTGTTCGCCCGCATGTGCCGCAGCCAGCCGAAGCTGTGCAGGCGAGTGGCGAAGGGGCGCGAGGGCAGGGTGAAGGTGAAGGGTGACTTTCCACCCGTTTCCAGCATGCGCCCGGCCAGCAGAAACCGGCCGTTGAGAATTTCGTCGGCCACATGCGAATCGATGCTGCGGAGATCGGTCGGCGCGACGATCAGACGCTCGGGCACGTTGATCGAATGGCGGAAGAGCTTCAGGCGCAGCAACGCGACGCGGCGCAAGGCGCGCCGCCAAGCCTCCCGAACATACATGCTCGCAAAACGCCGACCGGACTGCATATTCTATTGTCTATTGACCCTCGTGGTTAAGAATAGGTGAAAAGCGGCCGATTTCATCGCCCGCAATGCATTAATTCGTGACAAGGTTCGAATATACGCAAATTAAAACGCTTCACCGGAGATCATGGGGCGATTTTAGAAGAACGATGTGCATGACGCGAGACATGTGAAATGCCTCGTGGACTTGCAGATTCGCCGCGAGCGCTGAAATTTGCAATCAGGCCACTCGCCGCAGCACCGCGGCATAGAAGCCGTCGAGGCCGGAGGCGATGCCGTCGGGCATTTTCAACATGGTGGGAAGCGTGCGGAATTCGCCGAGCGGCGTGATCGCTGCTTCGAGGCCGGGCCAGTCGCCGGCGCCGATCGGAACGCGCTCGACGCCTTGCGTCTGCGCAAGAACACGGGCCACGACCTCTTCGCCTTCGGCGGGATCGAGCGAGCAATTCGAAAAAACCAGCATTCCATCAGGCTTCAGCAATGTCAGCGCGTGACGCAGCAGCCGTTCCTGCAGCGCCGCCAGCCGGGCGATATCCTCGGGTCCCTTGGTCCAGAGCACGTCGGGGTGCCGACGCGTCGTGCCGGTGGAAGAGCAGGGGGCATCGAGCAGGATCGCATCGAAACGCTCTGCCGGCTCGAATGTCGTCAGATCGGCCGCGATCGTCTCCGCTTTCAGACCGAGCCGATCGAGATTCGACCGCAGCCGTCTCAGCCGGCTTTCCGACTGGTCGAGGGCGGTGACCGTGCCGCCGGCAAGAATGAGCTGCGCCGTCTTGCCGCCCGGGGCAGCACAGAGATCGGCGGTGCGTTTGCCCGAGAGATCGCCGAAAAGCTTGGCCGGGATGCTTGCTGCCGCATCCTGCACCCACCACGCGCCCTCGTCGAAACCTTCGAGCGAAGGGATGCCGCCATCGAAAGCGGCAAGCCGCACGCCGCCCGTGGGCAGGGCAGTTCCGTTCAGCCGTTTTGCCCAGCCTTCGGGGTCGGACTTGACGGTCAGATCGATTGCCGCCGGCTCGAGCTGGGATTCCGAAATCGCCAGCGCCGCATCGCGGCCATAGGCCTTTTCCAGCCTGGCGATGAACCAGGCCGGCATCGGCGCGACCTTATCGATCTCTTCGAGCACCTGCTGCTTCTCGCGGCCAAGCCGGCGAAGAATGGCATTGACCAGCTTGGCGAAACGCCGGTTACGCGGATCCAGATTGGCCTGCTCGACGGCAAGATCGACCGCCGAATGATCCGGCACGTCGAGATAGAGGATCTGCGCCGCCCCGATCGCGAGCACATGATGCAGCGCCCTTGCCCCTTCCGGCAGCGGCGATTCCAGCAGCGCTGCAATCGCGGCATCGATACGCGGCAGATGGCGCAGCGTCGTGTTCAGAATGGCGCGGACCAGCGCCCGATCGTTTTCGCCGAGTGCCTTATAGGCCGGATTGCCATGTTCATGGTCGAGAGCGCCGTCGAGCGGCAGTTTGCGATCGACGACGGCGGCAAGAATTTTGGCTGCCGCAGCCCGCGCCTGCAGGCCGGGTTTTTCGGGCGCAGAACGCTCGGCGGAGGGCTTATGCTTGCGGAATGGTTTCTTCGTGCCGTCTGAATTCAAGACCATGGACCTTTTGGCGGTTGTGAACCACCGCGACCAAGACCCGTATCCGGAACAGAGCGCGATTTGCGCGACGGATTAGCAGCCCGAACCGGCGGCGTCGAGATATTCATGCCGCCCTGCGCCATATCGTGCAGCGCCGCGATGCGGTTTTCCGTGTTCGGATGCGTGGAAAACAGATTGTCCATGCGCTCGCCGGAGAGCGGGTTGATGATGAACATATGCGCCGTCGCCGGGTTGCGCTCGGCATCCTGGTTCGGCATGTGGGCAGCACCCCGCGCAATCTTGCCGAGCGCCGAAGCCAGCCAGAGCGGATTGCCGCAGATTTCGGCACCGCGGCGGTCGGCCGAATATTCGCGCGTGCGGCTGATCGCCATCTGCACCAGCATGGCGGCAAGCGGCGCCACGATCATCGCCACGAGGACGCCGACGAAGCCGAGCGGATTGTTGTTGTTTTCGCGATTGCCGCCGAAGAGGAAGGCGAAATTGCCGAGCATCGAGATCGCGCCGGCAAGCGTTGCCGTGATCGTCATCGTCAGCGTGTCGCGGTTCTGAATATGGGCGAGCTCATGCGCCATCACGCCGGCAACCTCCTCCGGAGACAATGCCTGGAGAAGGCCGGTCGAAGCGGCGACGGCTGCATTGTCAGGGTTGCGGCCGGTGGCGAAGGCATTCGGCTGCGGGCTGTCGTAGAGATAAACCTTCGGCATCGGCAGGCCGGCATTGCGAGCAAGATCGCGCACGATCGCAAAGAATTCCGGCGCGTTGCGCTCATCGACCTCCTGGGCGCGATAGGCCGAAAGCACCATGCGGTCGGAATTCCAGTAGGAGAAGAAATTCATCCCGGCGGCAATGACGAAGGCGATCATCATGCCGGCCCGACCGCCGATCAGAAAGCCGACAACCATGAAAAGCGCCGTCATGAAGGCAAGCAACATGGCAGTGCGAACGAGGTTCATTGTGAATCTCCATCTCCGATTTCACGGTCGCAAGCTTTCAATCGCAGCATCGGCGCATTATGATTTGGTTATTCACCAGCCATTTTCAATATTTCCGGCAGGAGAAGCCAATGCAGGAAGCCGATAACGACAACAGCGAAACGCCGACGGCCGAGGCATCGCAGCCGCGCAAAGTCCTGTCTCCGGCTGCGAAGCGCGCCCTTGCCGAAGCCGAGGAGCGGCGAAAAAACCAGAAGCCGCTGGAGCTGCCGCCGGAAACCGGCGGTCGCGGCGGCGCCGAGCCGGCCCGCTTCGGCGATTACGAGATCAATGGCCGGGCGATCGATTTTTGATTCGGCGCGGGAGCAAAGCGCCGCTCAAAAGCAACGGCATTTCCCGCGCGGAAAAATAAGACCGCTCCAATATAAGACCGCTCCAACAAAGGAGCGGCTTCAGACTGCTGACAAACCCCTGCAAAACCCGCGACGGCATCCTCGGCCTCGTGCCGAGGATCTACAAACGTCCAATTAAGTATCTGAAAATAAATGATTTCCTGTCAAACAATTGCAGTGGTCAGATGCTCGGCGCAAGGCCGAGCATGACGGAGGAGACTTTGTCAACAAACTGAGGCCGCTCCAACAAGAGGGAGCGGCCTTGTTGTTTAAGCAGTCGCCTTGTTCTGCCGGTTGGCGACCAGATCGTCGACGACGGCCGGATCGGCGAGCGTCGAGGTATCGCCAAGCGCACCGAAATCGTCTTCGGCGATCTTGCGCAGGATGCGGCGCATGATCTTGCCGGAGCGGGTCTTCGGCAGGCCGGGCGCGAACTGGATCTTGTCGGGCGCGGCGATCGGGCCGATTTCTGCCCGCACATGTTTCACCAGTTCCTGGCGAAGCGTGTCCGAACCCTCGTGGCCGGCCATCAGCGTCACGTAGCAATAGATGCCCTGGCCCTTGATCGCATGGGGATAACCGACGACCGCGGCCTCCGACACCAGATTATGCGAGACGAGTGCGGATTCCACCTCCGCCGTTCCGAGCCGGTGGCCGGAGACGTTGAGCACGTCGTCGACGCGCCCGGTGATCCAGTAATAGCCGTCCGCATCGCGCCGGCAGCCGTCGCCGGTGAAATATTTCCCCTTGTAGGTGGAGAAATAGGTCTGGATGAAACGTTCGTGGTCGCCGTAAACCGTGCGCATCTGGCCGGGCCAGCTGTCGGTGATGCAGAGATTGCCATCGGCCGGACCTTCCAGCACCTTGCCCTCATTGTCGACCAGCTGCGGTTTGATGCCGAAGAACGGGGTCGTCGCCGAGCCGGGTTTCAGATCGGTGGCGCCGGGCAGCGGCGTGATCATGTGGCCGCCGGTTTCCGTCTGCCACCAGGTATCGATCACAGGGCAGCGCTTGTCGCCGACGACATTGTAATACCATTCCCAGGCTTCCGGATTGATCGGTTCGCCCACAGTGCCGAGCAGGCGCAGTGATGAGCGTGAGGAGCGGGTGACGAAGTCGTCGCCGGCGCCCATCAGCGAGCGGATCGCCGTCGGCGCCGTATAGAAGATGTTGACCTTGTGCTTGTCGATCACTTCCCAGAAACGGCCCTGATCGGGGAAATTCGGCACACCCTCGAACATCAGCGTCGTCGCGCAATTGGCGAGCGGTCCATAGACGATATAGGAATGGCCGGTGACCCAGCCGACATCGGCGGTGCACCAATAGATATCGCCGTGATGATAGTCGAAGACATATTCATGCGTCATCGCCGCATAGACGAGATAACCGCCCGTCGTGTGCAGAACGCCCTTCGGCTTGCCTGTTGAACCTGACGTATAGAGAATGAAGAGCGGATCTTCCGCCTTCATCTTCACCGGCGGGCATTCCGCCTTCACCGTGGCGATTTCCTGGTGATGCCAGAGATCGCGGCCCGGCGCCCAGCCGGTCTTGCCGCCGGTGCGGCGCACGACCAGAACCTTCTCCACGATCACGTGCTGGCGTGCTGCAATGTGAATTGCAGTATCGGTGTTGTCCTTCAGCGGCACCGGCTTGCCGCCGCGCACGCCTTCGTCGCAGGTGATGACGAAGGTGGATTCACAGTCGACGATGCGCCCCGCCAGGGCCTCCGGCGAGAAGCCGCCGAAGACGATCGAATGCACCGCGCCGATGCGGGCGCAGGCAAGCATCGCGTAAGCCGCTTCCGGGATCATCGGCATGTAGATCGTGACACGATCGCCCTTCTTGACGCCGTGTTTCTTCAAGACGTTCGCCATCCGGCAGACGTGCTCGTAGAGCTCGTTATAGGTGACCTTCTTGTCGATATAGGGATTGTCGCCTTCCCAGATGATCGCCACCTGGTCGCCATTGGTCTTCAGATGACGGTCGATGCAATTGTAGGAGACATTGGTCTGACCGTCCTCGAACCATTTGATCGACACCTTGCCGTTAAAGGAGGTGTTCTTGACCTTTGTATAGGGCTTGAACCAGTCGATCCGCTTGCCGTGTTTGCCCCAGAACTTGTCCGGGTTTTCAATGCTCTCCTCGTACCATTTCAGGTACTTATCCTTATCGATCAGGGCGCGCGCCTTTACCGGCTTCGTGACCGGATAGATCTTCTCCGACATGGAACTCCTCCTCATGGGACATGCAACAGGCCACCGGCAAAACGGGCCCAGATTTCAAATCAGGGCAATTCATAGCAGTTCGCATCGTGGCGGCAATTAGACAAAGGTCATTTCATTTCGGAAGAATTGCAATTCTGCGACAGTGCGGTTATATAGCGGCATATTTCCCGGACATTGTGGTGACAATCCACGGACCGCGACCGGCGCGGACGATAGAAGGACTATATCCATGGCTCAAACACTGCTCATGCCGAAGGCGACAGCCATCTGGCTCGTCGATAACACGGCACTGTCTTTCGATCAGATCGCGCAGTTCTGCAAACTGCATCCGCTCGAAGTCAAGGCGATCGCCGACGGCGAAGCCGCGCAGGGCATCAAGGGCCTCGACCCGATCTCGACGGGACAGCTTTCCCGCGATGAGATCGCCCGCGCCGAAGCCAATCCGAACCACAAGCTGAAGCTTTCCGAACCGAAGGTTCGCGTACCGGAATCCAAGCGCCGCGGCCCGCGTTATACGCCGGTTTCCAAGCGTCAGGACCGCCCGAACGCCATTCTCTGGCTCGTTCGCAACCATCCGGAGCTGAAGGACGCACAGATTTCCCGCCTCGTCGGCACGACGAAATCGACCATCGAGCAGATCCGCGAGCGCACCCACTGGAACTCGGCCAACCTGGCGCCGATGGATCCGGTGACGCTCGGCCTCTGCAGCCAGATCGATCTCGACATGGAAGTGGAAAAGGCTTCCAAGGGCCGTCCGCTGCCGACCGCCGCCGAGCTTGGCGCGACGCTGCAATCGGCTCAGGAAACCGAGCGCCTGACCCCGAGCTACGAGCGCGAGGAAGAAAAGGAAATCGACGCCGATGCCGTCTTCCGCAAGCTGAGCTCGCTGCGCTCCGCACCGAAGGACGAGGACGACGACGACCAGTACTGAGATATCCACCGTCTCATAGAAAACCCCGCCGGACCGGCGGGGTTTTTTATTGGGGTTGTCTTGTTTGGATTAGCTGCGGAACAGGGTGAGAATGTTCTGCGCCGAGCTGTTGGCGATCGACAGCGACTGGACGGCGAGCTGCTGCTGTGTCTGCAACGCCGAGAGCTTGCTCGATT contains:
- a CDS encoding heparinase II/III family protein — translated: MQSGRRFASMYVREAWRRALRRVALLRLKLFRHSINVPERLIVAPTDLRSIDSHVADEILNGRFLLAGRMLETGGKSPFTFTLPSRPFATRLHSFGWLRHMRANKSERSSAAARAIVDSWLSIHAGRMEGIAWEIDITAQRVIAWLSHSPVVLQNADRSFYRRFMKSLAFQVRFLHRMAPYTLGGLELFRLRIALAMASVAMPTRASTLRRAAQALDREFDSQILPDGGHISRNPRIGLELLLDLLPLRQTYVNLGHDLPQKLISGIDRMYPALRFFRHQDGDLALFNGATSTLANELISVLRYDETAGQPFKALPHSRYQRLSGGKTVIIADAGTPPSGGALRTVHAGSLSFEMSSGRHRFIVNSGSPKFAGHRYVQMARTTAAHSTVILNDTSSSRFSPSPFLNHAITEPVKTVTVERAETEDGRDSIKLSHDGYIRAFGVLHERELTLNAAGSIVTGRDRLVVRDGRQSEEPLKAVARFHIHPSIVLHQSDGESVLLTAPDGESWQFSAPGNEVLITEDIFFADSSGICGSDQIEIDFDLAEKTEIRWFLSRKG
- a CDS encoding RsmB/NOP family class I SAM-dependent RNA methyltransferase — protein: MVLNSDGTKKPFRKHKPSAERSAPEKPGLQARAAAAKILAAVVDRKLPLDGALDHEHGNPAYKALGENDRALVRAILNTTLRHLPRIDAAIAALLESPLPEGARALHHVLAIGAAQILYLDVPDHSAVDLAVEQANLDPRNRRFAKLVNAILRRLGREKQQVLEEIDKVAPMPAWFIARLEKAYGRDAALAISESQLEPAAIDLTVKSDPEGWAKRLNGTALPTGGVRLAAFDGGIPSLEGFDEGAWWVQDAAASIPAKLFGDLSGKRTADLCAAPGGKTAQLILAGGTVTALDQSESRLRRLRSNLDRLGLKAETIAADLTTFEPAERFDAILLDAPCSSTGTTRRHPDVLWTKGPEDIARLAALQERLLRHALTLLKPDGMLVFSNCSLDPAEGEEVVARVLAQTQGVERVPIGAGDWPGLEAAITPLGEFRTLPTMLKMPDGIASGLDGFYAAVLRRVA
- the htpX gene encoding zinc metalloprotease HtpX, which translates into the protein MNLVRTAMLLAFMTALFMVVGFLIGGRAGMMIAFVIAAGMNFFSYWNSDRMVLSAYRAQEVDERNAPEFFAIVRDLARNAGLPMPKVYLYDSPQPNAFATGRNPDNAAVAASTGLLQALSPEEVAGVMAHELAHIQNRDTLTMTITATLAGAISMLGNFAFLFGGNRENNNNPLGFVGVLVAMIVAPLAAMLVQMAISRTREYSADRRGAEICGNPLWLASALGKIARGAAHMPNQDAERNPATAHMFIINPLSGERMDNLFSTHPNTENRIAALHDMAQGGMNISTPPVRAANPSRKSRSVPDTGLGRGGSQPPKGPWS
- a CDS encoding DUF1674 domain-containing protein; translated protein: MQEADNDNSETPTAEASQPRKVLSPAAKRALAEAEERRKNQKPLELPPETGGRGGAEPARFGDYEINGRAIDF
- the acs gene encoding acetate--CoA ligase; protein product: MSEKIYPVTKPVKARALIDKDKYLKWYEESIENPDKFWGKHGKRIDWFKPYTKVKNTSFNGKVSIKWFEDGQTNVSYNCIDRHLKTNGDQVAIIWEGDNPYIDKKVTYNELYEHVCRMANVLKKHGVKKGDRVTIYMPMIPEAAYAMLACARIGAVHSIVFGGFSPEALAGRIVDCESTFVITCDEGVRGGKPVPLKDNTDTAIHIAARQHVIVEKVLVVRRTGGKTGWAPGRDLWHHQEIATVKAECPPVKMKAEDPLFILYTSGSTGKPKGVLHTTGGYLVYAAMTHEYVFDYHHGDIYWCTADVGWVTGHSYIVYGPLANCATTLMFEGVPNFPDQGRFWEVIDKHKVNIFYTAPTAIRSLMGAGDDFVTRSSRSSLRLLGTVGEPINPEAWEWYYNVVGDKRCPVIDTWWQTETGGHMITPLPGATDLKPGSATTPFFGIKPQLVDNEGKVLEGPADGNLCITDSWPGQMRTVYGDHERFIQTYFSTYKGKYFTGDGCRRDADGYYWITGRVDDVLNVSGHRLGTAEVESALVSHNLVSEAAVVGYPHAIKGQGIYCYVTLMAGHEGSDTLRQELVKHVRAEIGPIAAPDKIQFAPGLPKTRSGKIMRRILRKIAEDDFGALGDTSTLADPAVVDDLVANRQNKATA
- a CDS encoding DUF1013 domain-containing protein; translation: MAQTLLMPKATAIWLVDNTALSFDQIAQFCKLHPLEVKAIADGEAAQGIKGLDPISTGQLSRDEIARAEANPNHKLKLSEPKVRVPESKRRGPRYTPVSKRQDRPNAILWLVRNHPELKDAQISRLVGTTKSTIEQIRERTHWNSANLAPMDPVTLGLCSQIDLDMEVEKASKGRPLPTAAELGATLQSAQETERLTPSYEREEEKEIDADAVFRKLSSLRSAPKDEDDDDQY